A region of Arabidopsis thaliana chromosome 5, partial sequence DNA encodes the following proteins:
- a CDS encoding Major facilitator superfamily protein (Major facilitator superfamily protein; CONTAINS InterPro DOMAIN/s: Major facilitator superfamily, general substrate transporter (InterPro:IPR016196), Biopterin transport-related protein BT1 (InterPro:IPR004324); BEST Arabidopsis thaliana protein match is: Major facilitator superfamily protein (TAIR:AT5G25040.2); Has 1807 Blast hits to 1807 proteins in 277 species: Archae - 0; Bacteria - 0; Metazoa - 736; Fungi - 347; Plants - 385; Viruses - 0; Other Eukaryotes - 339 (source: NCBI BLink).), giving the protein MVVEEQSLENGGSVHVVKGESNFRNVVCGPVRWLKMLSSELHWSFVFGVVSLYGINQGLGGSLGRVATEYYMKDVQKVQPSESQALTAITKIPWIIKPLWGILTDVLPIFGFHRRPYFILAGVLGVVSLLFISLHSNLHLYLALFWMTISSAAMAIADVTIDACTAYNSIKHPSLASDMQSLCSLSSSIGALLGFFMSGILVHLVGSKGVFGLLTFPFALVSVVGIVFSEPHVPGFSYKQVNQKFTDAGKAMWRTMKCSDVWRPSLYMYISLTLGLNIHEGLFYWFTDSKDGPLFAQETVGFILSIGSIGSILAATLYQLVLKDHPFRGLCLWTQLLFALSGMLDLILVFRLNLKFGLPDYLFIVVDEIVSQMIGRLKWMPLLVLTSKLCPHGIEGTFFALLMSIDNAGLMTSSWLGGIMLHVLKVTRTEFGNLWLAVLVRNVMRLLPLCFLFLVPKGDQNTFKLPDEIMGEDSDEEKDEKEGTRNLELASLVHSVDRR; this is encoded by the exons ATGGTAGTAGAAGAGCAAAGCCTTGAAAACGGCGGATCCGTACATGTGGTCAAAGGAGAAAGTAATTTCCGTAATGTGGTGTGTGGTCCTGTACGGTGGCTAAAGATGTTGTCTTCAGAGCTTCATTGGAGCTTTGTGTTTGGTGTAGTCTCACTATATGGAATTAACCAAGGGCTTGGTGGCTCATTAGGTCGTGTAGCTACAGAGTATTATATGAAAGATGTTCAAAAAGTTCAGCCTTCTGAATCTCAAGCTCTCACTGCAATCACTAAGATTCCATGGATCATTAAACCACTTTGGGGCATTCTCACTGATGTTCTTCCCATCTTTGGTTTCCATAGACGTCCTTACTTCATTTTAGCAG GGGTGCTTGGAGTGGTTTCATTGTTGTTTATTTCACTGCATAGTAATCTACACCTTTACTTGGCACTGTTTTGGATGACAATATCAAGTGCTGCAATGGCGATTGCTGATGTAACCATTGATGCTTGTACTGCTTACAATAGTATCAAACATCCTTCTCTTGCATCGGATATGCAGAGTTTATGCAGTTTAAGCTCTTCCATTGGAGCActtcttggtttctttatGAGTGGCATCTTAGTTCATCTTGTTGGCTCTAAG GGTGTCTTTGGATTGCTGACATTCCCATTCGCGTTAGTATCGGTAGTCGGGATCGTGTTTAGTGAGCCCCATGTTCCTGGTTTCTCTTACAAACAG GTGAACCAGAAATTTACCGATGCAGGGAAAGCGATGTGGAGGACAATGAAGTGTTCAGATGTGTGGCGGCCGAGTTTGTATATGTACATTTCCCTTACTCTTGGTTTGAACATACATGAAGGTCTCTTCTATTGGTTCACAGATTCAAAGGATGGTCCTTTGTTTGCTCAG GAAACAGTTGGTTTCATTCTCTCCATTGGTTCAATCGGATCGATTCTAGCAGCAACGTTATACCAACTAGTCCTAAAGGATCATCCGTTCCGCGGACTTTGTTTGTGGACTCAACTTCTCTTTGCTCTATCGGGAATGCTTGACCTCATTCTTGTGTTCCGTCTCAacttaaaatttggtttaccGGATTATCTCTTCATAGTAGTGGACGAGATAGTTTCTCAGATGATCGGACGCTTGAAATGGATGCCGCTGCTTGTCCTCACTTCAAAGCTTTGTCCCCACGGAATTGAAGGGACGTTCTTTGCATTGCTAATGTCAATTGACAATGCAGGCCTCATGACCTCATCTTGGCTTGGAGGGATAATGTTGCATGTCCTCAAGGTGACTCGGACTGAGTTTGGTAACCTGTGGCTTGCGGTTTTGGTCAGGAATGTCATGAGACTTTTGCCgctttgttttctgtttcttgtgcCTAAAGGAGATCAAAACACGTTCAAGCTCCCGGATGAGATAATGGGCGAAGATTCGGacgaagagaaagatgaaaaagaaggaaCTCGGAATTTGGAATTGGCTTCTCTTGTTCACTCTGTTGATAGAAGATAG
- a CDS encoding Major facilitator superfamily protein translates to MTISSAAMAIADVTIDACTTYNSNKHPSLASDMQSLCSLSYSIGELLGFFMSGILVHLVGSKGVFGLLTFTFALVSVVGVLFSEPRVHGFSFKQNFTNAMKAMWRTIKCSDVWQPSLYMFITRALGLDIKEGLFYWFTDSKDGPLFAQETVGFILSIGSIGSILGVLLYNLRLKDHPFRKLFLWTQLLFALSGMFDLILVLRLNLKFGLPDYLFIVVDGIVSKMIIRLTWMVIFVLNTKLCPHGIEGTFFALLMSIDNAGLMTSSWLGGKMLHVLKVTRTEFGNLWLAVLVRNVMRLLPICFLFLVPQGDQNTFKLPAEIMGEDSEEEGTRNLELASLVDYVDRS, encoded by the exons ATGACAATATCAAGTGCTGCAATGGCGATAGCCGATGTAACAATTGATGCTTGTACTACTTACAATAGTAACAAACACCCTTCTCTTGCATCGGATATGCAGAGTTTATGTAGTTTAAGCTATTCCATTGGAGAActtcttggtttctttatGAGTGGTATCTTAGTTCATCTTGTTGGCTCCAAG GGCGTGTTCGGCTTGTTAACATTCACATTCGCATTAGTATCGGTAGTCGGGGTCTTGTTTAGTGAGCCTCGTGTTCATGGTTTCTCTTTCAAACAG AACTTTACCAATGCAATGAAAGCGATGTGGAGGACAATCAAGTGCTCAGATGTGTGGCAGCCAAGtctatatatgttcattaCCCGTGCTCTTGGTTTAGACATTAAAGAAGGTCTTTTCTATTGGTTCACTGATTCAAAAGATGGTCCTTTGTTTGCTCAG GAAACGGTTGGTTTCATTCTCTCAATTGGTTCTATAGGGTCGATTCTAGGAGTACTGTTGTACAACCTACGCCTAAAGGATCATCCGTTCCGTAAACTATTTTTGTGGACTCAACTTCTCTTTGCTTTATCAGGAATGTTTGACCTCATTCTTGTGCTACGTCTCAacttaaaatttggtttaccTGATTATCTCTTCATAGTAGTGGACGGGATAGTTTCTAAGATGATCATACGTCTGACATGGATGGTGATATTCGTTCTCAATACAAAGCTTTGTCCTCACGGAATTGAAGGGACCTTTTTTGCGTTGTTAATGTCAATTGACAATGCAGGCCTCATGACCTCATCTTGGCTTGGAGGGAAAATGTTGCATGTCCTCAAGGTGACTCGGACTGAGTTTGGTAACCTCTGGCTTGCGGTTTTGGTCAGGAATGTCATGAGACTTTTGCCGAtatgttttctgtttcttgtgcCCCAAGGAGATCAGAACACGTTCAAGCTCCCGGCTGAGATAATGGGCGAAGATTCGGAAGAAGAGGGAACTCGGAATTTGGAATTGGCTTCTCTTGTTGACTATGTTGATAGGAGCTAG